A genomic window from Nicotiana sylvestris chromosome 11, ASM39365v2, whole genome shotgun sequence includes:
- the LOC104222020 gene encoding uncharacterized protein isoform X2: MVSLLRSAKLAVEKGTARGGNKWYLKRLPGRVILALGDALYSVGFHTLEPETKLCEKILRELNNCLNIGGTLLTEYQVHRITDGIKHVIIESSRRKGKLREREKSKDFDAEEAELLREERELEEKVYYRVGCILLTLIKTFKAAFLPFLDELSSYLMPMTVSFSLW, translated from the exons ATGGTATCCTTGTTGCGTTCTGCTAAACTGGCAGTAGAGAAAGGGACAGCTCGAGGTGGAAACAAGTGGTACTTGAAGCGGTTGCCTGGCCGTGTAATATTGGCTTTGGGGGACGCATTGTATTCAGTTGGCTTCCACACATTA GAGCCTGAGACAAAACTATGTGAAAAGATATTGCGGGAATTGAATAATTGCCTAAAT ATCGGTGGAACACTTCTCACTGAATATCAGGTTCATAGAATCACAGATGGGATAAAGCACGTCATTATAGAAAGTTCACGTAGAAAAGGAAAActcagagagagagagaaatcaaAAGACTTTGATGCTGAGGAAGCTGAATTGCTGAGGGAGGAAAGAGAGCTAGAAGAAAAAGTATATTATAGGGTTGGTTGCATATTGTTGACATTGATCAAAACCTTCAAGGCTGCTTTCTTGCCTTTCCTTGATGAGCTTTCCTCATATCTAATGCCTATGACAGTGAGTTTCAGCTTATGGTAA
- the LOC104222020 gene encoding uncharacterized protein isoform X3, with translation MVSLLRSAKLAVEKGTARGGNKWYLKRLPGRVILALGDALYSEPETKLCEKILRELNNCLNIGGTLLTEYQVHRITDGIKHVIIESSRRKGKLREREKSKDFDAEEAELLREERELEEKVYYRVGCILLTLIKTFKAAFLPFLDELSSYLMPMTVSFSLW, from the exons ATGGTATCCTTGTTGCGTTCTGCTAAACTGGCAGTAGAGAAAGGGACAGCTCGAGGTGGAAACAAGTGGTACTTGAAGCGGTTGCCTGGCCGTGTAATATTGGCTTTGGGGGACGCATTGTATTCA GAGCCTGAGACAAAACTATGTGAAAAGATATTGCGGGAATTGAATAATTGCCTAAAT ATCGGTGGAACACTTCTCACTGAATATCAGGTTCATAGAATCACAGATGGGATAAAGCACGTCATTATAGAAAGTTCACGTAGAAAAGGAAAActcagagagagagagaaatcaaAAGACTTTGATGCTGAGGAAGCTGAATTGCTGAGGGAGGAAAGAGAGCTAGAAGAAAAAGTATATTATAGGGTTGGTTGCATATTGTTGACATTGATCAAAACCTTCAAGGCTGCTTTCTTGCCTTTCCTTGATGAGCTTTCCTCATATCTAATGCCTATGACAGTGAGTTTCAGCTTATGGTAA